In the Garciella nitratireducens DSM 15102 genome, TTGCCGACCACTACCAATAAACAAAGGAGGTATATCCAATATGGATAATAGTAGTTTAGCACATACTAAATGGAATTGTAAATATCATATAGTTTTTGCACCAAAGTATAGAAGACAAATAATATATGGAAAAATAAAAGAAGACATAGGCAGAATATTAAGAAAGCTATGTGAACATAAAGGAGTTGAAATAATTGAAGCAAATGCCTGCAAAGATCATATACATATGCTTGTAAGTATACC is a window encoding:
- the tnpA gene encoding IS200/IS605 family transposase, whose amino-acid sequence is MDNSSLAHTKWNCKYHIVFAPKYRRQIIYGKIKEDIGRILRKLCEHKGVEIIEANACKDHIHMLVSIP